A section of the Leptotrichia buccalis C-1013-b genome encodes:
- the glyS gene encoding glycine--tRNA ligase subunit beta gives MNFLFEIGLEELPAQYVDKAEKDLKKIIENELKAERIKFSGIESFSTPRRVTAIIKDLAEKQDDLDKKSVGPSVEIAYKDGQLTKAGEGFVKSQGATADDIKIIENEKGKYISIEKFIAGKNTREILPEILKNAIKKIEFEKSMKWADRTFRFVRPIKWFVTLFDNGEILPFEFEGLKGGNKTRGMRYFASQDIEINNPLDYEKILLENFVIVDGEKRREEILKSIRENGENDGDTAIINKYLLDEVVNVVEYPYAIKGEFSKDYLELPEDIITITLETHQRYFPVKDKDGKLSNKFIVIRNAPEYSETVKKGNEKVVEPRLADAKFFFDEDLKNKFADNVEKLKEVTFQKDMGTIFEKVKRSEKIAEYLISELNLTDKKENIIRTVDLAKADLVSNVIGEKEFTKLQGFMGSVYAEKQGEDKDVALGIFEHYLPRYQGDELPTTVEGAIAGIADKMDTIIGCFSVGLKPTSSKDPYALRRATQGIIQVVLNSKLSFNYKKLIEKAYEIFSADKKVLEKDVVKDVTEFFKQRIINVLSEKYKKDLINYEINLESNVVELDKKLSELLKLSQTENFEILINLLKRVKNIVKDEKNITTDVIFELFESKEEKALLDFANKLESMENNEFSNYIEELLNNADTINQFFDNVIINVDNGKLRTNRIALLKKLELSIDKMINI, from the coding sequence ATGAATTTTCTTTTTGAAATAGGATTGGAAGAATTGCCTGCACAATATGTGGATAAGGCGGAAAAAGATCTGAAAAAAATAATAGAAAATGAATTAAAGGCTGAAAGAATCAAGTTTTCAGGGATTGAATCGTTTAGTACGCCTAGAAGGGTTACTGCGATTATAAAGGATTTGGCTGAAAAACAGGATGATTTAGATAAAAAAAGCGTAGGGCCTTCGGTTGAGATTGCTTATAAGGATGGGCAACTTACGAAAGCTGGAGAAGGATTTGTAAAGTCTCAAGGTGCTACAGCTGATGATATAAAGATTATTGAAAATGAAAAAGGGAAATATATTTCGATTGAAAAATTTATTGCAGGAAAAAATACTAGGGAAATTTTGCCTGAAATATTGAAAAATGCGATAAAGAAAATAGAGTTTGAAAAGTCAATGAAATGGGCGGACAGAACATTTAGATTTGTAAGACCGATTAAATGGTTTGTAACTTTGTTTGATAATGGAGAAATTTTACCTTTTGAGTTTGAAGGGCTAAAAGGCGGGAATAAGACTCGTGGAATGAGATATTTTGCTTCTCAGGACATTGAGATTAATAATCCGCTTGACTATGAAAAAATATTGCTTGAAAATTTTGTTATCGTAGATGGTGAAAAAAGAAGAGAAGAAATTTTGAAAAGCATAAGGGAAAATGGGGAAAATGATGGAGATACTGCGATAATCAATAAATATTTATTGGATGAAGTAGTTAATGTAGTAGAATATCCTTATGCAATAAAAGGTGAATTTAGCAAGGATTATTTAGAGCTTCCTGAAGATATTATCACGATTACATTGGAAACTCACCAAAGATATTTTCCAGTAAAAGATAAGGACGGTAAATTATCAAATAAATTTATTGTTATAAGAAATGCACCTGAATATTCGGAAACTGTGAAAAAAGGGAATGAAAAGGTTGTAGAGCCAAGGCTTGCTGATGCGAAATTCTTCTTTGACGAGGATTTGAAAAATAAATTTGCAGATAATGTGGAAAAACTGAAGGAAGTTACTTTCCAAAAGGATATGGGAACAATTTTTGAAAAAGTTAAAAGAAGTGAGAAAATCGCTGAATATCTGATTTCAGAGTTAAATTTGACTGATAAGAAGGAAAATATTATAAGAACAGTAGATTTGGCAAAAGCCGATCTTGTTTCAAATGTAATTGGAGAAAAGGAATTTACAAAATTACAAGGGTTTATGGGTTCAGTTTATGCTGAAAAGCAGGGAGAAGATAAAGATGTGGCGCTTGGAATTTTTGAACATTACTTGCCTCGTTATCAAGGAGATGAACTACCTACAACTGTGGAAGGTGCCATTGCTGGAATAGCTGACAAAATGGATACAATAATCGGATGTTTTTCAGTTGGATTAAAACCGACAAGCTCTAAAGACCCTTACGCATTAAGACGTGCGACACAAGGAATTATCCAAGTTGTATTAAATTCAAAATTATCTTTTAACTACAAAAAATTAATTGAAAAGGCTTATGAAATTTTTTCGGCTGATAAAAAAGTGCTAGAAAAAGATGTTGTGAAGGATGTAACAGAGTTTTTTAAGCAAAGAATAATTAACGTACTTTCTGAAAAATATAAAAAAGATCTTATAAACTATGAGATAAATCTTGAAAGCAATGTTGTGGAACTTGATAAAAAATTATCTGAACTTCTGAAATTATCACAAACTGAAAACTTTGAAATTTTGATAAATCTTTTAAAACGTGTAAAAAATATTGTAAAAGATGAAAAAAATATAACTACAGATGTTATCTTTGAATTATTTGAATCAAAAGAAGAAAAAGCACTGCTTGATTTTGCAAACAAATTGGAAAGTATGGAAAATAATGAGTTTTCTAACTATATTGAAGAATTATTGAATAATGCTGATACAATAAATCAGTTTTTTGATAATGTAATTATTAATGTGGATAATGGAAAGCTAAGAACTAACAGAATAGCATTATTGAAAAAATTAGAACTTTCAATTGATAAAATGATAAATATATAA
- a CDS encoding OmpA family protein: MKKLVILGTALLALNAVASEVQIKSGYDFYRKFKSGSAEDFSVKRGPVVGVEYIIDNQGEFEWGLGAEYKFSNTSGKLKEKVNDNKIARSAPVYALGKFNLITTNSGNDALYVLGRAGYNFAHESKEWDKNISGGLYVAAGLGTEFGPVSVEAIYERSSLKEKSAGQGTRTRDHVDSAGLRLGYRFGQLKNDRAPKVITQIVNVPVPTPVPTPVPEPTPVPEPTPTPIPNTAVLPFSCSANERKCVIRGFKVDGRIPNEREAGDLRAIAGVINQFADGGSIDFVGHTDSTGSDAYNQKLSVARAQNVARLLREYGLKNTISYGTITGQGESNPADTNDTTDGRYNNRRVELFFQNVDFSNVRFINQ, from the coding sequence ATGAAAAAATTAGTTATTTTAGGAACAGCTTTATTAGCTTTAAATGCTGTAGCATCTGAAGTCCAAATTAAAAGTGGATATGATTTCTACAGAAAATTTAAGAGTGGATCTGCTGAAGATTTTTCAGTAAAAAGAGGTCCAGTTGTTGGAGTGGAATACATCATTGATAACCAAGGTGAATTCGAATGGGGATTAGGAGCAGAATATAAATTCTCAAATACTTCAGGAAAATTAAAAGAAAAAGTAAACGATAACAAAATAGCAAGAAGTGCTCCAGTTTACGCTTTAGGTAAATTTAACTTGATTACTACAAATTCAGGAAATGATGCATTGTATGTATTAGGAAGAGCTGGATATAATTTTGCTCATGAATCAAAAGAATGGGATAAAAATATCTCAGGTGGATTATATGTAGCAGCTGGGTTAGGAACTGAATTTGGACCAGTTTCAGTAGAAGCTATTTATGAAAGATCTAGCCTTAAGGAAAAATCAGCAGGACAAGGAACAAGAACTAGAGATCACGTTGATTCAGCAGGACTTAGATTAGGATATAGATTTGGGCAATTGAAAAACGATAGAGCACCAAAAGTTATAACTCAAATAGTAAATGTACCAGTGCCAACACCAGTGCCAACACCAGTACCAGAACCAACACCAGTACCAGAACCAACACCAACACCAATACCTAATACAGCTGTGTTACCATTTAGCTGTTCAGCAAATGAAAGAAAATGTGTAATTAGAGGATTTAAAGTAGATGGTAGAATACCTAATGAACGTGAAGCAGGAGATTTAAGAGCTATCGCAGGTGTAATTAACCAATTTGCTGACGGTGGATCAATTGATTTCGTTGGACATACAGATTCAACTGGATCAGATGCTTATAACCAAAAATTATCAGTAGCAAGAGCACAAAATGTTGCTAGATTGTTAAGAGAATACGGATTGAAGAACACAATTTCTTACGGAACAATTACTGGACAAGGAGAAAGTAATCCAGCAGATACTAATGATACTACTGATGGAAGATACAATAACAGAAGAGTTGAATTATTCTTCCAAAATGTTGACTTTAGTAATGTAAGATTTATTAATCAGTAA
- a CDS encoding HPr family phosphocarrier protein: MKEIIVEIKNEQGLHARPAALIANIAKKYNVKLEIEKIGENEVIDGKNVMGIMILGAAKGEKLKLKAVSENENSIEEENRLLEELRQLIEIDKFFEK; encoded by the coding sequence ATGAAGGAAATAATTGTGGAAATAAAGAATGAACAAGGACTTCATGCAAGACCAGCAGCTCTCATTGCTAATATTGCCAAAAAATATAATGTAAAACTGGAAATAGAAAAAATTGGGGAAAATGAAGTTATTGATGGAAAAAATGTAATGGGTATAATGATACTAGGTGCAGCTAAGGGAGAGAAATTAAAACTTAAAGCAGTTTCAGAAAATGAAAATAGTATTGAAGAAGAAAACAGATTACTAGAAGAATTAAGGCAGTTAATTGAAATTGATAAGTTTTTTGAAAAATAA
- a CDS encoding S1 RNA-binding domain-containing protein: MDEREFEVLLEDYLPEEKKSGDVVEGVITRKELDYGFLDLNAKKEGRIYAHEVQDFEIGDKIEVKVLREDDDNIIVSKFMLDKAKELASFNVDDIVTGEISRKIKGGYTVKIGKNEAFLPFSLARFEKDKDYTGQKFKFLIREKNKSNITISRSDLIKLEEEKYFESVNIGDIVTGKVKEVFDFGIILDLGAASGFIHISEVSWEQVDNLTEKYKKGDEISAKIIEKDAEKNRLKLSIKQLSEDPWINFAENHNVGDVVEAVVKDVLDFGIVATVDGNSGFVHISELAWHNGAKELKNYKEGDKFSAKIIQIENEKKNVKLSVKQLSENPWNTVKEKYHIGDIIEKPITEVFDFGLLISLEKDIDGLLHVSDLSYKRESNLTSKYKAGDLIKFKIVDFNDEKNRITLSAKALLDDRWEVLEETYDFDNTFTGKVMNVQDYGIFVELEKGIEVFIHRNEFSWDKREHKKYKVGDEVEFKVIIVDKLDKKLSGSIKQLEKSPWKEATEQCKKGNVINTEIVEIQENFVLVKLTDRFNGIVPKRELSEEFLKDISEKFSIGDKVQAVITDINEKRKSIALSVKKVKEQEEKKELDELMKVYGV; this comes from the coding sequence ATGGACGAAAGAGAATTTGAAGTATTATTGGAAGATTATTTACCAGAGGAAAAAAAATCTGGAGATGTAGTTGAAGGAGTGATTACACGAAAAGAATTGGATTATGGATTTCTGGATTTAAATGCTAAAAAAGAAGGAAGAATTTATGCTCATGAAGTACAGGACTTTGAAATTGGAGATAAAATCGAAGTAAAAGTTTTAAGGGAAGATGATGACAATATTATCGTTTCAAAATTTATGTTGGATAAGGCAAAAGAATTGGCATCATTTAATGTGGATGATATTGTAACAGGAGAAATTTCTAGAAAAATTAAAGGTGGATATACAGTAAAAATTGGGAAAAATGAAGCGTTCTTGCCATTTTCACTTGCAAGATTTGAAAAGGATAAGGATTACACGGGACAAAAATTTAAATTTTTAATAAGAGAAAAAAATAAAAGTAATATTACAATTTCAAGAAGTGATTTAATTAAACTTGAAGAAGAAAAATATTTTGAAAGTGTGAATATTGGAGATATTGTTACTGGGAAAGTTAAAGAAGTGTTTGATTTTGGAATTATTTTGGATTTGGGAGCGGCAAGTGGATTTATCCATATTTCAGAAGTTTCTTGGGAGCAAGTTGATAATTTGACTGAAAAATATAAAAAAGGTGATGAAATCAGTGCTAAAATTATTGAAAAAGATGCTGAAAAAAACAGATTGAAATTGAGTATAAAACAATTATCAGAAGATCCTTGGATAAATTTTGCAGAAAATCATAATGTAGGTGATGTAGTTGAAGCGGTTGTAAAAGATGTTCTTGATTTTGGAATTGTTGCAACGGTTGATGGAAATTCAGGATTTGTACATATTTCAGAATTAGCTTGGCATAATGGGGCAAAAGAGCTGAAAAATTACAAGGAAGGCGATAAATTTTCAGCAAAAATTATTCAAATTGAAAACGAAAAGAAAAATGTTAAATTAAGTGTAAAACAATTGTCAGAAAATCCTTGGAATACAGTAAAGGAAAAATATCACATTGGAGACATTATTGAAAAACCGATAACAGAAGTATTTGATTTTGGATTATTGATTTCGTTGGAAAAAGACATTGACGGACTTTTACACGTTTCTGACTTGTCATACAAAAGAGAATCAAACTTGACATCAAAATATAAAGCTGGAGACCTGATTAAATTCAAAATAGTTGACTTTAATGATGAAAAAAACAGAATTACTTTAAGTGCAAAGGCACTGCTTGATGACAGATGGGAAGTTCTTGAGGAAACTTACGACTTTGACAATACGTTTACTGGAAAAGTTATGAATGTTCAGGATTATGGTATTTTTGTGGAATTGGAAAAAGGGATAGAAGTATTTATCCATAGAAATGAATTTTCTTGGGACAAAAGAGAACATAAGAAATACAAAGTTGGCGATGAAGTAGAATTTAAAGTAATTATAGTTGATAAATTGGATAAAAAGTTGTCAGGAAGTATTAAACAGCTAGAAAAATCACCTTGGAAAGAGGCAACTGAGCAATGTAAGAAAGGAAATGTTATAAATACTGAAATTGTGGAAATTCAGGAAAATTTTGTGTTGGTAAAATTGACAGACAGATTTAATGGTATTGTGCCAAAACGTGAATTATCAGAAGAATTTTTAAAGGACATTTCTGAAAAATTTTCTATTGGAGATAAAGTTCAAGCAGTAATTACAGATATTAATGAAAAAAGAAAATCTATTGCATTGTCAGTGAAAAAAGTGAAAGAACAGGAAGAAAAAAAAGAGTTAGATGAACTTATGAAAGTTTATGGAGTATAA
- a CDS encoding branched-chain amino acid transaminase, with protein MAKTEFMKFAYFDKEIVEFEKATVSIATHSLQYGTTCFGGIRGYYRNGKVAIFRLKDHYTRLMSASKMLGFEYFITWDEFKDIVTELVKKNDIKEDFYMRPFVFCKEPRLSPKKAGLDFDLAIYMLPLADYVSSEGGLNLMSSTYRKYNDSAIPTKAKAGGSYINSFLATSDAQRNGYDDALMFDDAGNVVEVSVANIILVYRGQIIIPDTGNAALEGITVRSALELLEYNGYKINRGKIDRSMVFTADELLVTGTAMKITYAESLDRRPIGQLDFNAKPEAGKFHKLLKSEYEKVINGEHELSSEWLFVVE; from the coding sequence ATGGCAAAAACAGAATTTATGAAATTTGCATATTTCGATAAAGAAATTGTAGAATTTGAAAAAGCGACAGTTAGTATTGCGACACACAGTTTACAATATGGGACAACTTGTTTTGGTGGAATCAGAGGATATTATAGAAATGGAAAAGTAGCGATTTTTAGACTGAAAGATCACTACACTAGACTTATGAGTGCATCAAAAATGTTAGGATTTGAATATTTTATTACTTGGGACGAATTTAAGGATATCGTTACTGAATTAGTTAAGAAAAATGATATAAAGGAAGATTTCTATATGCGTCCGTTCGTATTCTGTAAAGAGCCTAGATTGTCACCTAAAAAAGCTGGACTAGACTTTGACTTGGCAATTTATATGCTGCCACTTGCAGATTATGTAAGCTCAGAAGGCGGACTAAACTTAATGAGTTCAACTTACAGAAAATACAACGATTCAGCAATTCCTACAAAAGCGAAAGCAGGAGGGTCATATATTAACTCATTTCTTGCAACAAGTGACGCTCAAAGAAATGGTTACGATGATGCATTGATGTTTGATGATGCTGGAAATGTTGTGGAAGTATCAGTTGCAAATATAATTCTAGTTTATAGAGGGCAAATAATAATTCCTGATACTGGAAATGCGGCTCTTGAAGGAATCACAGTAAGATCGGCCTTAGAATTGCTTGAATACAATGGTTACAAAATAAACCGTGGGAAAATTGACAGATCAATGGTATTTACAGCTGATGAACTGTTAGTAACTGGAACAGCAATGAAAATTACTTATGCTGAATCATTGGACAGACGTCCTATTGGACAGTTGGACTTTAATGCAAAACCTGAAGCTGGTAAATTTCATAAATTACTAAAATCAGAATATGAAAAAGTAATTAATGGAGAACATGAATTGTCTTCTGAATGGTTATTTGTTGTAGAATAG
- a CDS encoding nitrite/sulfite reductase, with the protein MKLDNFKRIEDYEAEREKKELEFIINLTREALTDPEKEKEWNAVRTSFALYTEGRKKGTYMIRPRFFESKIDIEDFEYLLDVVQKYCDKRLHLTTRQDFQLHGIEKENLPELLEAISKRGFFTKATCGDSTRAVITPETTGFEEEVFDVSPHAKIVTDYILNGREFMHLPRKYKIAFSNKEENSLYAKINDIGFQAVIQDGKKGFRVYVGGGIGPISTNAIILREFIEEDEFLYYIHAIRNVFNDHGNRKIRARARLRYVLLNLGEEKFLELCNEYISNFYVEKGDSLRVYTRKLLDEREILDKEKELEKIEVFSNGENTDESIKDDEFIKSERNIVAGKHKGEYGYYLRPARGNIYKEDGEKLIKFVKSLDYKVELKLTSFQSILVRGLKKEDLLKLREIMEEYYGENEFFNSYSCIGSTTCNVGILDTPPILDYIFKYFENDEKRELTNYLPQIKIAGCPNSCATPQIAKLGFSGRRKKDGEYFAIFARGEFTGKTVKLNEIVGEIKASKIPYFLEDIANIIKEENIEFEEFVHEERFIELIEKYKEFELEVVDFNDFRKADMERAW; encoded by the coding sequence ATGAAACTGGATAATTTTAAGAGAATTGAAGATTATGAGGCTGAGAGAGAGAAAAAAGAGCTGGAGTTTATTATAAATTTGACAAGGGAAGCTTTGACTGATCCTGAAAAGGAGAAGGAGTGGAATGCAGTTAGGACTTCATTTGCACTTTATACAGAAGGAAGAAAAAAAGGGACGTATATGATAAGACCTCGTTTTTTTGAAAGTAAAATTGACATTGAGGACTTTGAGTATTTGCTGGATGTTGTGCAGAAATATTGTGATAAAAGGCTTCATCTTACGACAAGGCAAGATTTTCAGCTGCATGGAATAGAAAAGGAAAATTTGCCAGAATTATTAGAAGCCATTTCAAAAAGAGGATTTTTTACGAAAGCAACTTGCGGAGATTCGACAAGAGCGGTAATTACTCCTGAAACAACTGGATTTGAAGAAGAAGTTTTTGACGTTTCGCCTCATGCAAAAATTGTGACAGATTATATTTTAAATGGACGTGAATTTATGCATTTGCCAAGAAAATATAAAATTGCTTTTTCAAATAAGGAAGAAAATTCGCTTTATGCAAAAATAAATGACATCGGATTTCAAGCAGTAATTCAAGATGGAAAAAAGGGATTTCGAGTGTATGTTGGCGGGGGAATTGGACCAATTTCAACTAATGCCATTATTTTAAGAGAATTTATCGAGGAAGATGAATTTCTGTATTATATTCATGCAATAAGAAATGTATTTAATGATCATGGAAACCGTAAAATTCGTGCAAGAGCAAGGCTTCGTTATGTTTTGCTAAATTTGGGAGAAGAAAAATTTTTAGAACTGTGTAACGAATACATTTCTAATTTTTATGTTGAAAAAGGGGATAGCCTTAGAGTTTATACGAGAAAATTGTTAGATGAGAGAGAAATTTTAGATAAAGAAAAAGAGCTGGAAAAAATAGAAGTATTTTCTAATGGAGAAAATACAGACGAAAGCATTAAAGATGATGAATTTATAAAAAGTGAAAGAAATATTGTGGCAGGAAAGCACAAAGGAGAATATGGGTATTATTTAAGACCTGCAAGAGGAAATATTTACAAGGAAGATGGAGAAAAATTGATTAAGTTTGTAAAAAGCCTTGATTATAAAGTTGAATTGAAACTTACAAGTTTTCAAAGTATTCTGGTTCGAGGATTGAAAAAAGAAGATTTATTAAAATTAAGAGAAATTATGGAAGAATATTATGGCGAAAACGAATTTTTTAATTCATACTCGTGTATTGGGAGTACAACTTGTAATGTTGGAATTTTAGATACTCCGCCGATACTGGACTATATTTTTAAATATTTTGAAAATGATGAAAAAAGAGAGCTTACAAATTATTTGCCACAAATAAAGATTGCTGGATGTCCAAATTCCTGTGCAACACCGCAGATAGCAAAACTTGGATTTAGCGGAAGACGTAAGAAAGACGGAGAATATTTTGCAATTTTTGCAAGGGGAGAATTTACAGGTAAAACTGTCAAGTTGAATGAAATCGTGGGAGAAATAAAGGCAAGTAAAATTCCATATTTCCTTGAGGACATTGCAAATATTATAAAAGAGGAAAACATTGAATTTGAGGAGTTTGTACATGAGGAAAGGTTTATTGAGCTGATAGAGAAATACAAGGAATTTGAACTTGAAGTGGTTGATTTCAATGATTTCCGTAAAGCTGATATGGAAAGGGCGTGGTAG
- a CDS encoding sulfate/molybdate ABC transporter ATP-binding protein, with protein sequence MYVELKNINKMYNSYKASDNINLGIRKGKLVALLGPSGSGKSTILRMIAGLETPDSGEIIIDGKVVNDVSPSKRGIGFVFQNYALFRYMTVFDNIAFGLKIAKVKKSIIKERVEKLMELVNIKGLGKRYPNQLSGGQRQRVAFARALAPHPELLLLDEPFAAIDAKVRQELRNWLRETIDKVGITSIFVTHDQEEAIEVADEIIVTNKGRIEQIGSPKEIYSNPKTAFVAKFMGNPIELENINRFKGFENLKNGQKAIIRPENVSIIKANEKFRYSASTENGIVKYTLFRGKEVEIGVQINGTLIKGNRKIEEDAVSVGEEVNIYIYRAYAFGKNEEVEIVENENTRNQNDVVI encoded by the coding sequence ATGTATGTGGAACTAAAAAATATTAACAAAATGTACAACAGCTACAAAGCGTCAGACAATATAAATTTAGGCATTAGAAAAGGAAAGCTGGTGGCTTTGCTAGGACCAAGCGGAAGTGGAAAATCCACAATTTTACGGATGATTGCAGGGCTTGAAACACCAGATTCAGGAGAAATTATTATTGACGGAAAAGTTGTAAATGATGTTTCTCCAAGTAAAAGGGGAATTGGCTTTGTTTTTCAGAATTATGCGTTATTTCGGTACATGACAGTGTTTGACAATATTGCATTTGGATTAAAGATTGCAAAAGTGAAAAAGTCCATTATAAAGGAACGTGTGGAAAAACTGATGGAGCTTGTGAATATAAAAGGGCTTGGGAAACGGTATCCAAACCAGCTCTCAGGAGGACAGCGACAAAGAGTGGCATTTGCAAGGGCATTAGCTCCTCATCCTGAATTATTGTTGTTAGATGAGCCTTTTGCTGCAATTGATGCTAAAGTCAGACAAGAACTTAGGAACTGGCTACGTGAAACAATTGACAAAGTGGGAATTACGAGCATTTTTGTAACGCACGATCAGGAAGAGGCAATAGAAGTGGCGGATGAAATCATTGTAACAAATAAAGGAAGAATCGAACAAATTGGAAGTCCAAAAGAAATTTATTCCAATCCCAAAACAGCATTTGTAGCCAAATTTATGGGAAACCCAATAGAACTGGAAAATATAAACAGATTTAAAGGTTTTGAAAACTTGAAAAATGGACAAAAAGCAATAATCCGTCCAGAAAACGTAAGTATTATAAAGGCAAATGAAAAATTTAGATATTCAGCTTCAACAGAGAACGGAATTGTTAAATATACATTATTTCGTGGAAAAGAAGTAGAAATTGGTGTACAAATAAACGGCACTTTAATAAAAGGAAATCGTAAAATTGAAGAAGATGCTGTATCTGTGGGAGAAGAAGTCAATATCTATATATATCGTGCCTATGCCTTTGGGAAAAATGAGGAAGTGGAAATTGTGGAAAATGAAAATACAAGAAATCAAAATGATGTCGTTATTTAA
- a CDS encoding adenylyl-sulfate reductase subunit alpha, translated as MAENKADKNKNNKERKKLEIKELETDVLIIGGGTAGCYAAITLGKNSDLSVIVAEKANIKRSGCLAAGINAINAYNVKGRVPQDYVDYAAKDANGIVRHDLLITAANRFNEITAEVEKLGLVILKDENGEYVARGNRNIKINGENFKPILADAVKKTKNVRVLNTLNITDLLVKDGKVYGAVGFSIKKEEVFVIRAKKVIISTGGAAGLYKPNNPGFSRHKMWYPPFNTGAGYAMGILAGAEMTTFEMRFIALRCKDTIAPVGTIAQGVGAKQVNSRGVVYEDKYGLTTSERVYGTVRENQLGNGPCYLKTSGISEEESESLLKAYLNMAPSQTLKWIESGKNPNEQDVEIEGTEPYIVGGHTASGFWVNTNRETTINGLYAAGDVAGGCPQKYVTGALAEGEIAALDIISKLVDEKKINCGKIDENVENFMDEQKNQIINQYEKIRNTEPKRFSTEDMEEGMQKIMDEYAGGISTNYQFNEKQLNLAKQKIDQLIELSDELSAENMHDLMFVYELKERLIVCKSLIEHLFFRKETRWHSFNENLDYPETDENYFKYVNSRLVNGELEVFMREIVKEERYEHSN; from the coding sequence ATGGCAGAGAATAAGGCTGATAAAAATAAAAATAATAAAGAAAGAAAAAAACTTGAAATAAAGGAATTGGAAACGGATGTATTAATTATTGGTGGGGGAACTGCTGGATGTTATGCGGCGATTACGCTTGGAAAAAATTCTGATTTATCGGTAATTGTGGCAGAGAAGGCGAATATTAAGAGGAGCGGGTGTCTTGCGGCTGGGATTAATGCAATAAATGCGTATAATGTGAAAGGACGTGTGCCACAGGATTATGTGGATTACGCGGCAAAGGATGCCAATGGAATTGTGCGGCACGATTTGTTAATTACTGCTGCGAATAGATTTAATGAGATTACCGCTGAAGTGGAAAAGTTGGGGCTTGTGATTTTGAAAGATGAGAATGGAGAGTATGTTGCACGTGGAAATAGAAATATAAAAATAAATGGAGAAAATTTTAAGCCGATACTTGCTGATGCTGTGAAAAAAACAAAAAATGTGAGAGTTCTGAATACACTTAATATTACGGATTTACTTGTGAAGGACGGGAAAGTTTATGGCGCGGTTGGATTTTCTATAAAAAAAGAAGAAGTATTTGTGATTAGGGCGAAAAAAGTGATAATTTCGACTGGAGGAGCGGCTGGACTTTATAAGCCTAATAATCCTGGATTTTCAAGGCATAAGATGTGGTATCCGCCATTTAATACTGGGGCAGGATATGCAATGGGAATTCTGGCTGGAGCAGAAATGACAACTTTTGAGATGAGATTTATTGCTTTGAGATGTAAGGATACAATTGCGCCAGTTGGAACGATTGCTCAAGGAGTTGGAGCGAAACAGGTAAATTCAAGAGGGGTGGTTTATGAGGACAAATATGGGCTTACGACTAGTGAGCGTGTTTATGGAACTGTGAGAGAAAATCAGCTTGGAAATGGACCTTGTTACTTAAAGACAAGTGGAATTAGTGAAGAAGAAAGTGAAAGTTTGTTAAAGGCATATTTGAATATGGCACCAAGTCAGACATTGAAATGGATTGAAAGCGGAAAGAATCCGAATGAGCAGGATGTTGAAATTGAAGGGACAGAGCCGTATATTGTCGGTGGGCATACTGCAAGCGGCTTTTGGGTAAATACGAACAGAGAAACTACAATTAATGGGCTTTATGCGGCAGGAGATGTAGCTGGAGGCTGTCCACAGAAATATGTTACAGGTGCACTGGCTGAAGGTGAAATTGCGGCACTTGATATAATTTCAAAGTTAGTTGATGAAAAAAAGATTAATTGTGGAAAAATTGATGAAAATGTGGAAAACTTCATGGATGAACAAAAAAATCAAATTATTAATCAGTATGAAAAAATAAGAAATACAGAACCCAAAAGATTCTCAACGGAAGATATGGAAGAAGGAATGCAAAAAATTATGGATGAATATGCGGGTGGAATCTCAACAAATTATCAATTTAATGAAAAGCAGCTAAATTTGGCAAAACAGAAAATTGATCAGCTTATAGAGCTTTCTGATGAGCTTTCGGCAGAAAATATGCACGATTTAATGTTTGTTTATGAGCTGAAAGAGAGATTGATAGTGTGTAAATCACTAATTGAGCATCTTTTTTTCAGAAAGGAAACGAGATGGCATTCGTTTAATGAAAATCTGGATTATCCTGAAACTGACGAAAACTATTTTAAATATGTGAATTCGAGGTTAGTTAACGGAGAACTGGAAGTATTTATGAGGGAAATTGTTAAGGAGGAGAGATATGAGCATAGTAATTGA